The sequence below is a genomic window from Silvanigrella paludirubra.
GAGCTAGCTTGTCACCGGGTGATCTCCAAAGACTTAGACTTTCAACAATGATTTCAAATAAATTAACAGGTGTTTTGTATATTATTGATGAGCCATGTCAAGGATTAACGAAACAAGAAGTCAAGCAACTAGCTTCCGTTCTTCAAGAAATTGTAAAAGATGGCGCAACTGTAATTTCGGTTGAACATCACCCCGTTTTTCTTTCTTTTTGTGAGATCTTATTTTTAATGGGCCCGGGCGCAGGTGTGCATGGTGGACAAGTTGTTGCCAAAGCCACTGCCCTGGAGGATTTGGATGTATTTCTTGAGAATCCGCAAACGAAATTAAATAAAACCAAGTTTGCGCCTCAATCGTTATTGTTGGAGAAAGCGCCAAAGCTACCCAAGGCGAATTCAAAAAAGAAAAGTCCTGAGTCTTTTTCAACTAAAACCTCCGTTTTATCAAAGTCTTCTATGTTGTTTTCGGACTTTCAAGTAAGAAACTTGATTGGCAAAACAATACAGATAAATCATGGTGTTATAACGATAATTCGGGGGGCTTCGGGGGTAGGGAAGTCTTCATTTATTGAATTGTGCTTGCTACCTGCATTATATTCACTAGGAGGAAAAAATCCTGATGCAGAAGATGAAATTGAAATTCCATTTAAAGAATTTTGTAAATTTAATGTAACAAATGATTTTGAAGTGAATGTTGTTGGTTACGTTAAACCTGGGAGTGTAACAAGAAGTTCTAGAAGAAGTGTTGCCTCTGCTCTTGATGTGATTAAGCCATTAAGAGAATTATTTACAAAATTACCTACAAGCCAAGTGATGGGTTTAACGGAAAGTCATTTTTCTTGGAATTCAAAATTAGGACGTTGTGATCATTGTGAAGGAAAAGGATATATTGAACTTCCTCAAAGATACTCAGAACCTGTTCGTGTGGAATGTGAAGTTTGTATCGGTGCTAAATTAAATTCAAGAAGTTTGTTACCTAGATTTAAAGGATATAATTTAGCAGATGTAATGAATTTTACTTTAGAACAGTCATTAGATATTTTTGAAAATCATAAAATAATTGCAAATCGAATTATACGAGCATGTCAATTTGGATTAGGATATATTCAGCTTGGGCAAGGAATGGATTCACTAAGTGGTGGAGAATTACAACGATTAAATTTAACCATTGAATTAAAACGCTCAAACCTTGATGGTGCTTGGTTTATTTTGACACATCCAAGCACTGGATTGCATGGCCCAGATATTTCGATATTAGGTGAACTTATGAAAGTGATGACTGAGCGTGGAGCTACTTTTATTTTAATAGAAAACCGTGAAGAGTTTTTGCCTTTTGCAGATAAAGTGATTGAATTTTAAGTGATTTAAAAATAATTTATTCCATATTCGCAAAGTTAATTTCTTCTGATGGTGCTACTTTTTCACAAAAATTAGAATTTTTACTTTTTTTAGATATTAATAAATTATATGTTTTATCATGATATAAATTTTTAAATATTTTTCTAATTATAAATGCATGAAATTTGTGTAACTCAGATCTATTTGCAGAATATGCAATAGCTGTTTCGAGACAAGGGGAATAAATAAATCCTGATGTAAATCCTGGAATTAAGCCTGGAGTAAAATAAATAATCCCAAAGGGAGAATTCATTCTAAAAACTCCATTTAAATAAGCAGTCTCTTCTATATTTAATGTTATTTTGCCAGTTTTTGTATTAACCCATTTTTTATTATTTTGAATTAATTCATTGACTATTTTTACAGAAGAAATAACAACTTCTTGTGGTGTTGAAAAAACAGCACCTGCAGAACTCAGCCAAGAAACATTAATATTAGAAAATTTTTCATTTTTTTCGTTTCCAAACATTAAATTATTTATTGACTTTTCTTTTTCAAAAAATGAGTTTTTCATATTATTTTCATTAAAATAATTTTTAAATACAGATTTTAAATTATTTTTCATTTCAATTTCAATTATTTCCCCTAATAAAAGATAATTAGTATTTGAGTATTGCCAATTATTTTTTGTAATTTCCATATATTTTATAAAACCTATTAGTTCATTAAAACTAAAAATTTTAGAAAAATTTTTTCTTCTTTCGCTCCAAAGTAATGGATTATTAGAATAATTTGGAATTAATGAATTATTGTTAAGCAATTGAAACACTGTTTTGTTTTCTAAATCACTTCTTATTTTGACCCATTTGCTTATTTTATCGTTTAGATGAATTGAATTTTTATAAACTAATTTATCTATTATGTCCGCAGTATATATTTTTGAAATACTAGCTACAGGAAAAAGTGTATCTTGATCAATAAACTCATTATTAAAATTTTTACCATAAAAAAAATTTGTTATTTCTTCATTAAAAGACTTATTGAATACTGATATTGAAAAGGTATCAACTTTATAATTCATTTGAATTTCTTTTTTCATGCTCCATATATCATTATTAAAATTTTCTTTTATTTTGATAAAATCATTTTTACAATATGCTTTTTCTTCAAGAATTAAAAATATTATAGTTAAGAAAATAAATTTCATTTAATCCTCTAAAATATAAGGAGTTTAAAATAAAATATCTATTTTTTAGATATTTTTAGATTTCTAAGTATTTATATGATCATTATTCTAAAATAGGAATAATTTTCCTTGAAAAAATTTTCATCAATCAATTTTTCTCCAAATATGAATTCAACTCATAAAAATAAAGACCGAACTAATTTTATGAATTTAAAATATTCCACTCTAAGGAGTAAATATGCTAAAGGGAAATTCAAATTTAACTATTACGAAGTTAGAAAATGAATCCAATTCATTTTGGAGAGAAATAAACCCTTCAGCAAAGTCATGTTCAAGCCTCATTAAGCTTTTAGAAATATATGCTGCTCAAGAAGATTGGGAACAAATTATCAATTTGTCTTCTAGGGCTGTTTTACATTTAAGTAAATTTTATGATAGAGCAGATTTTTACCATATATGGATATGTGCATTAAAAGAGACATTTGATACGGGTGCTCTTATATCACTAGGTAAGCATCTTTTAAAAATGAGGCATTTTCATAACGTTTTTTTGTCATTAGCTCTAATTTCTTTTAATTATGCTTCTTGTGATAAAACTTGTAATAGAATATTTAATTATTTAAATAAAAATAAAGGTGTTGAAAATAGGTTTGCTTTTGAAGGCTGTGGGCTTTATTTATCAAGACTAAAAAACTCAGATTTAAAAAAGAAAGGTTTGTCATTATTAAAAAAAGTATGTTTAGAAAAGAAGGCGAGCTATTTTACATGGAGAAATTATTTAAGAACCTTATCTGAAAATAATTTATTAGACGATATGAGCAAGGCTTATAATATGATTCATGATAGATTTCCTTTTGCTCAAGAGCCTTATTTGGTCGCTTCTCTAATTGCAATGGATACAAAAGATTGGAATGAAGCTATCCGTGTTCTTGGTCAACTTTTAAAAGATAATCCAAATAATACAAATGCAATTTTGGCAATGGCAAATTGTTATTATGAATTAAATGATTATTTAAATGCAATTAGTTTATTAACTCTTAATAGCAATTTATTTTTAGATAATGATTATGATTTTCATTTTATAATGGGAATAGCAATTAAAAAGATAGTTGAAAAAGAATTTGACTCTAATTTGCAAAATATTTCGCTAAATCATTTAGAAAAATGTTACTTTATAGCTAAGTCATTAGAATTTCCGTTAAATCCAATTCAAGTT
It includes:
- a CDS encoding serine hydrolase domain-containing protein, whose translation is MKFIFLTIIFLILEEKAYCKNDFIKIKENFNNDIWSMKKEIQMNYKVDTFSISVFNKSFNEEITNFFYGKNFNNEFIDQDTLFPVASISKIYTADIIDKLVYKNSIHLNDKISKWVKIRSDLENKTVFQLLNNNSLIPNYSNNPLLWSERRKNFSKIFSFNELIGFIKYMEITKNNWQYSNTNYLLLGEIIEIEMKNNLKSVFKNYFNENNMKNSFFEKEKSINNLMFGNEKNEKFSNINVSWLSSAGAVFSTPQEVVISSVKIVNELIQNNKKWVNTKTGKITLNIEETAYLNGVFRMNSPFGIIYFTPGLIPGFTSGFIYSPCLETAIAYSANRSELHKFHAFIIRKIFKNLYHDKTYNLLISKKSKNSNFCEKVAPSEEINFANME
- a CDS encoding tetratricopeptide repeat protein, whose product is MLKGNSNLTITKLENESNSFWREINPSAKSCSSLIKLLEIYAAQEDWEQIINLSSRAVLHLSKFYDRADFYHIWICALKETFDTGALISLGKHLLKMRHFHNVFLSLALISFNYASCDKTCNRIFNYLNKNKGVENRFAFEGCGLYLSRLKNSDLKKKGLSLLKKVCLEKKASYFTWRNYLRTLSENNLLDDMSKAYNMIHDRFPFAQEPYLVASLIAMDTKDWNEAIRVLGQLLKDNPNNTNAILAMANCYYELNDYLNAISLLTLNSNLFLDNDYDFHFIMGIAIKKIVEKEFDSNLQNISLNHLEKCYFIAKSLEFPLNPIQVQITHLKSLNNEGIEKESEINILKIHNENQIESDIVFVERKAS